The Glycine soja cultivar W05 chromosome 4, ASM419377v2, whole genome shotgun sequence genomic sequence tttagcattgggaaatgtattgttgccttagaacttgatagcaGCAGGACTGAATAACCACATTACCAGGGATGGATTgtggggttttggttttctgaatatgctatgatgataatgttgtttaagttaagcctagtcttacaagagagaTCTGCGAacgaagcttaggttaaattagtctaaacttacgagggatcgaggtttagtactttaggctacaacatagaacacaagaacatgattaattagagaaatatcctcatatgcgtcagcttgtttgttagaaagacccaacactttttACCTATTGCTGTCAACTTGTACTTACTTGAATTTACTTTTTCTTATCATAGAAGtagtttatttctgtttttaacCATTGTTTATCAATGTTATTCCAACAATGCCTGATTTCTGAATAAAAATTTgtctaataagcaagttccctgagttcgatactcggatcactccgttttaattttaaatacttgacgacccggtgcGCTTTCTGGTGAgtcggatttcccttgaacatatttgtataaaggaaaattggaccaaaaagtaactgcaagggaaatccaacaaagtatttatggcgccgTTGTCGAGGAACTTAATTCATTAGAAGAGTTCAGTTCAATTTTACgacattgctttatatttttctctttgattcgtTGATTCTTTTTATTCATATTCTAGTTATTgtacattcattgttcttttgaactggataattgttgttctgtttctcttgtatgcaaagaagatctactgcaggtgatttgatccccatcgatttggagattaacgctACTTGCAGGAGACGCAACACAGagagaattagaaaatttttgcaggatttagAAGCAGCAACAACTCCAGAAGAAGAACCTCGATCTTCCGAGACGTCTTCTTGCTTTCCTATTCCAAGGCAATCTCATACAGATTTAATTGAAGAAGTtatcatggctgaagagccaagGAGAGTGACCCTAGAAGATTATTCAAGTTTAAGTGTGCTGtaatttttcaccagcattgcacaACCAGAGGTTCAGGCACAAACAATCACATATATCCTCCTTCTTTGATACAGCTGATTCAAATTAAtctattaaaaagattaaatgtattttttagaaaacacaGTTAACtatttaaacttttcaaaaatgTAGAAAGAGTAGGAATACTTAAacagataaaatatatttgattatagccacaaaattatttttattttatttaaaatatatttaataaaaaaattctaaacatagagtcaaattattataaaatattaactatatttaaactaatttttagtataaaaatataaaccatataatataaatatttaccaacaaaatatttatttatggagctgtttacaattatttttatatgatttctaaataaaaataattttgtagaattttaaagtaaaaaaattagttaaataaattataattatttttaatggtttattagtaattatataaatctatcataatataatattacacaaaaaatatttaatataaatttgaagaaaaattataaagaagttATGGAGAGAGTTTTTTTTAGGAGGTGTTGACATGTGTCCCACCAAAAGCTTCTTATATtataagtaaaagaaaagaagataagTAAACTTGTTTTGTACATGTGTTTATTTTAGTagtttatagttatttttataagtttcatATGGTACTTGAAGCACGCTTATAAAAATGAGctagatattaacttttttgttttcaattgtaTCCTCactaatttatttgaaatctcatttttccattttttaattaaaaaaaccttTCTCGAATTTTAGCACtctcaataattttttctaaacaaaattattaataattatttaaatattttaaaaataattttaaacaatataattaCCATCATCATATCTTTACCAttcttttataaaacaaaattaaaaattagtcttatttttaaagataataagtTATAaggaacaaatatatatatatataatcaaataactaaatatgtcattttaagtcatttatcatttatcagcTAACTTATTAGTTAATCttaccaaaatatttttaattaactagCTTTTGAACTTCTAGCTTTTAAGTTGGTTTATCACCTTTAGCTAGCTTTATCAAACATTCTTTAATGTTAattgaatttgtattttaaatttgaaatacattaatattattttatcaataaaagttTTGTTTACGTTAGtgtattaattgaaaaatattttaaacttatctcctgttattttaatttatattgcaAGAATAAATATCCCCAATTGATAcagtgttaaaattttaaaactaaatcaaactaaaattaaaaagcatatttgaaagaacaaaacttaaaagtaaaattaaatgttaaataCATTGGATAAGAATAAATCATATTGTATCGGGGTGAAAATGGACTGGGTCGAGTCGAGTCTTATCTAAATCTGacttaacttattttatatttctatagCCTAAGTCATGAATGTTACTTGTCACAAACCTCTTTTTAGGTTTAGGTCTAGTCTTTATATAAGCTCATCTAACCCATTAGCCTATTTAATGATCCGTTTCATATTAGgtgtaaaacataaaattatttcttttgcaAAGCtaaagattttcattaaaaatagtaAGACAATTTTAAACTATACGATGAGATCAAAACTTATTTACAAACATTAAGATAATTTAAATCGGCTAgccactaaaataattttataattttattaaaataattaaaatattatatcatattaataataatagttttattaaaaaatattgaggcTAAATAAGTCAATCCATCATTttagtaagttttttttaagactTATGACCTCTCCTATTTaactaaaaatgtttaaaaaaaaggttaagtCTAACTTTTTTGTTAAACCAGTCAAACCGAAATAGATCTTAAAAGGATTAGGCCATAGGCCTTCGACACCCAGCATACTTCCACTCCCAGGTATAAGAGTGAAAATAACTTCCAAAAACGCTCTCATtcaataatgaaaattaaaatttataatataatactaGATAGCAAATAACTTTTTCACTAACATTTAGAATATCCAATATTTAGGATGCGCttggaaaaattaaattataatttatttgaatttattttatgacaACAAGCACTCATAAGTATTTAAaagaacttaattattttattccttcataaaaaaagaacttaGTTTATAGATAGAGGAAAATAGTTTATGATAGATCTATATATTTTCAACtcaatttcaatatataatatcttatttttctcttcgaTTATATAAACAATCCATGCATAAGTACTTTTATGATGAACACTTATTTATTAAGTGCTTATCCTATTTACCCATATGATCCTTTTATAGGCCAAtttgttagaaattaaaaaaaaagttactgtgatataaactaaattaactaatagtgattaaaaaaaataagtggttgtgatataaaataaactaatagtgattaagaaaaaaagtgattgtgatataaaataaactaatagtGATTAAAAAACAAGTGAttgtgttataaaaaaaacaagtaattgtgatataaaaaatatttttttaataaaaaattgtaacaaaCGAGCGGAAAATTGTACGTTTCATGAAGTCATTATTGAATTTTTATGAACTTTCATGGTTCGGTTTTGGATATCTCTAATCAACAAAAGGAACCTCACTTTATACAACACATGTAACATCAATATTCCCatgcattaattattaaagCTCTAATTATTTGACCTTATATAACAACTCTCTGTTCACACTTGCCAATTGGGGCAAATCCATCAAACAAACATAcccgatgtttttttttttccttttcaaaatcCGCTGAATTCAAGCCAGGAACATGTCACAagtcatgtttttctctttgttttcttcttcatccATTGTATCACACAGTGCCCTTCCTTTTGTCTCAGGCAAGAATATTCCGAAGACCCCGCTAAACCCTATCACCAACCCAAAAACCCCATAACACATAAACTTGTTCCCTCTTGCAGCACTCACCAGCAACGGGCTGAACGTGCCACCGAGCACCACTGCCAGCCTCGCCATCGACAGCGCCGAGTTCCTCACGCAGGTCGGGAACAGCTCCGTGGTGTAAATTAGGTACACGTTGAACGAAGAACAAGCGCTGAAGAACGATACTAACTCAAACACTATTTGGATGTTGTTGGTCCACGATGATGTCTTCATTTCCATGATTGACATCACACTGAAAACACCACTTAGGATTGTGAAGAGGAGGAGTGCAACTCTCCTATTGAACTTGTCTACGAAGAAGAGCACAATCAATGCTGATGGTAACTCCGATAAGGCGTTGAATGTGACACTCAAGTAGAGGTTGAAGGATAGATTTTGGAGGCCCAGTGGCATTCCGTAATACACCAATCCAATGCCTATTCCCATTGCCATAATTAATGACAGCCTTCTCGAAGACCATTTTTTTTGTAGCAAGATTTTGAGGGCTGAGAATATGTCCACGTTCCATGTTTCTTCCTTGTGGGACATGTTATTTATGGCCAAATTGAGGTTGCTTTGGGTGATTGATGTGATGCACTTTAGTGTTTCCACCGCTTCTTCTGTTTTACCTCGCACTAGAAGCCATCTAGGGGACTCCGTAACGAACAACTTCACCAGTATGCAGTAGAACATGGTTGAAATGGATGTCCACAGATAAAGGTTCCTCCATGAAGAACTCCTGTTTATGTAAGCCATGGCTGGCAGGGACAAGAACCCTACACAACCACATGTCACAAACACGTAAAAATGGATGAAAAGTAAATAAACTGTTAAATTTACgttgttaattaaattcatttaatttttacaaataattaattgattccTGGTTCttaaaaagaaatcattaattttatttaaaaatatattaaattaatgtctattattattaaataataataataataataataataataataataataataataataataattaatatagttaTGATGCCTAAGTATTTATGTAATGAGGAGTTTTAACAatacatttttcaataaatttctaacCTACTCTctctattataatttaaaaataattaaaatctacAAAATTAAGAGTGagtcttattaaataaaaataagattaacaattatatataatttttttaataaatttcaattaattaataataaattaaagaagtgTATTAAGAAAAGACCGTTGCTAACATTTTTCTCATGCGTATGTTATTACTCAGCCGTAacacatattaattattttaatttttagcttttttatgattaaattaatcaaattgttCTAGAAAAACGAAATGATATAAACacatttataagaaaaagagGTGTCTGATGAaatacattcttttttatttgttaaaatttattaaaaattataaaatcaaaatagagaaaaattaaatagaatataaaacttacaaaattttataattttcaataaattttcacTAATACGAATGCagtgtgttaaaaaatattttaaagcatgtatttttaatatttttataaaaaaaattaataaattctaaCATGTATCCTTGAaacattgattaaaatatataaaactatagtatccataattttatttttaatttttataataaatattttcttattttaagttCCTTATACATATCCTGTTATCAATTCAGCCCAGCGCCCaagaaaaattgtatttttcaaggaaagaaaagaaggagCATTGGTCCCACACAACCAACCCAATGCCTCATGATTAGTAcctatagtaaaaaaattattacctaTAGTAAAACAAAAGAAGCCAATGACGCTAATCTGGCCGCGCCACCGTTTGCCAACGAGCTCGGAGGCCAGCACGAGCGCAGAGGTCCCAATGGTAGCACGAGCAAACCCACAGAGAAACTTGAGAGCGGAATAGATCCAAACGTTGGGCGAGAGAGTGACGAGCAAGGAAGTGATGGCCATCACGAGGCACGAGAAGAAGAGCATGTTCTTGCGCCCGAGCGACGAGTCCGCTAGCGAGGCCAGTACGAACCCGCCAATCAAACACCCCAAGAAGAACATCGAAGCGGGGAGGCCCGTGATCGCGGAGTTGGCGCATTCCAGGCCCCACTCCGACACGATGGAGGCCTGCGTGGGCACGTCCCAGGCCCACGAGCCCTTTGGGAGGCTGCAGACTGTGGTGGCAGTCTTGCATGCATTGGCGCCCCGCTCGGTGCAGTGCCACTCGGGCAGGGCGTCCGTGAAGACGGAGATGAAGGTCTGCTGGGCGTCGAATATCCATGCGAGGGAGACCAGAATCGACTGGAGGAACTGGGACCAGTTGAACTCGCCTATGCAGAGTTCTACTGTGGACCCCAGAGAGGGATGGTGTTGGTTTGATGGCGGTGCTTCTTGTGTGTCGGGAGATGATGATGGGTTGGGTTGGGAGAGGAGAGGGGTGGAGTCGGCCATTTGGATGAGGAGAAGATAGAGATTTTTATTCAACTTCTTGCTTACCCAAATGAGTATGCAAATGGTTTTTATATTGGAGAAACCTATCAATATTAGTCTGTACTAATCTAGTCATCTTTCTTCTATATTATGAATTGACcttgttttttattcattttttattgtattttattataattaaattgaattttacgGCCATACATTTATAGTAATCTTAAGAATAttcaattatcattttattattatttttaaaataattactataaaaattaataaatgtatgCCACATAATAATAGGTAACTAGCTAAATAACAGTGTATTAGAGCATGATGTGTTATTTCATATGTATTTATTGATAATGATTAACTTACAACTCAatcttttttgtcttttgtACACAAGTGGATAAAgggacaaatatatatataaaaaaaattgatgtaataGCTAGTGTGATAATTACAAGTAGCATGTGCTAATGAATTGATATAAGattgtttcaatttaattaatgttattgagtttgagttttgaatatataattatattaaatataatttttgaatatataaatcgttaataaatttgtttctgaaagattaaaatttaaaatttagttctcggaagtataaaaagtgtgacaaatttaTTCGTTCGTTAACTTTCGTCCattaccgttaataaaataacctaCTTGATACAGATGAATGAATTTGTCACAAAATTGATTGTCAACGTGGTCATACTgaataaattgaaagaaaatgtcAGCAAGTTACCATTATTAGACCTAAATGTTAGTATTTTTTGTTGGACGAAAATGTTAGCAatttatttttggatgaaaatgtcattaatttttattttggatcaAAATGTCAATAGGTTTTCATTGGACAAATAAATGtcggtaatttttttattagacgtaaatgtcagtaattttttattgaattttaatcttcagGGGTGAATTTGTCAGTGATTTACACattcaagaataaaaatgactatttacactaaatattatatttgacagAGGATACTTATTGTCTAgacgaaataaataaaatatggtgtgatacaaaataaagaaaaataagatgaacataaaataaaggaaaataataattt encodes the following:
- the LOC114409737 gene encoding organic cation/carnitine transporter 3-like, whose amino-acid sequence is MADSTPLLSQPNPSSSPDTQEAPPSNQHHPSLGSTVELCIGEFNWSQFLQSILVSLAWIFDAQQTFISVFTDALPEWHCTERGANACKTATTVCSLPKGSWAWDVPTQASIVSEWGLECANSAITGLPASMFFLGCLIGGFVLASLADSSLGRKNMLFFSCLVMAITSLLVTLSPNVWIYSALKFLCGFARATIGTSALVLASELVGKRWRGQISVIGFFCFTIGFLSLPAMAYINRSSSWRNLYLWTSISTMFYCILVKLFVTESPRWLLVRGKTEEAVETLKCITSITQSNLNLAINNMSHKEETWNVDIFSALKILLQKKWSSRRLSLIMAMGIGIGLVYYGMPLGLQNLSFNLYLSVTFNALSELPSALIVLFFVDKFNRRVALLLFTILSGVFSVMSIMEMKTSSWTNNIQIVFELVSFFSACSSFNVYLIYTTELFPTCVRNSALSMARLAVVLGGTFSPLLVSAARGNKFMCYGVFGLVIGFSGVFGIFLPETKGRALCDTMDEEENKEKNMTCDMFLA